A part of Gadus morhua chromosome 17, gadMor3.0, whole genome shotgun sequence genomic DNA contains:
- the LOC115529368 gene encoding uncharacterized protein LOC115529368 isoform X3, whose translation MRVWGVVRVQCVRAVRAQDHRLQVNKVKVQEPIILSSWLNMDGAMEASYKYDVYFECPDVDNEKKKKIGLYFKNKRKSSGGDCGPVDLVKGNVYRIAFKDQEVQLSVLEKRDHSVKRDNKIVASFIVHETPESLLPDPSTVTTTTPEADNPKGGCETKFPVAASPSQPMVQNHQLHFESSPLQNPLKEPSMAGQNPEDVLSSSAGHAQLNLDKKRVIVSGAGKIQPEEFKPLKDREEQGDDKVKETFKQSQADKVDIVDVMQGNPAEAESPSIRVQPRPSGFHKAGSLWWEEPQRRPLSDQHGPRDYMGSAAREVQEGKGSQRYDLPGGVNVLVCRGDITKVNADALVNAANGYLDHGGGVAAALSHAGGPEVQRESHALVRNYGKYATGDTVMTTGGHLQCKKLIHIVGPVQGEANGRERQLLTRSVGSVLKLADENKFQSIAIPCISSGIFKVPISLCAEAIVTAVSDFGSQSQHLKTITLIDTREEVVKALKVACERIFSSANAEQETARDRQFHESPGASSLGSNSGANPINHGEKGRIMNDDPSHKPHKQHEHREEVGPAARQVQRRKGRQCYNLPRGVSVFVFFGDITKEEADVLVNAANRNLKHDGGVAAALSSAGGPEVQQESTDLVREHGTYATGDTVMTTGGRLQCKKLIHIVRPVQGDENASETFSLKETVWSALKLADDNEFKSIAMPCISSGNSEVLISECAEAIVSAVFCFGKQSQHLNKMTLIDTREEVVEALKAACDRMFFSLEIAEPEASRNRQLHESPGAFGPGSNSGANPVNHGEEGRNMTDDPTHKPLKKHEHQGEVGPAARQVQGGRGIQCYVLSGGVKVVVCRGDITKEDADVLVTATNGYLNHDGGVAAALSREGGPELQKESQDLVRKHGEYASWATVMTTGGRLKCKKLIHIVRPVQIKENGSEKSSLKKSVLSALQLADDNKFQSISMPCIRLGISEVSISECAEAIATVVLHFGRQSHYLNNITLIDTREEVVEALKAACDRMFSLEIAEPEASGGCQIQESAGASSRWSNTGADPVNTGTDFSGIKLETAVGLIEEQKVDAIVSPMKNHDPCSTGLGKKLSEIIGKGLKSLFQKKEKEWQLPVEVDVNGLEKLHCRKVFFVNLLPWDKENSEAALLALKRGLEDVLTSCRDQGLDSVAFPMLGTGEVLQFPQDVAQSVLLEVVGSPLLNRHSGRPLVVRIVVHPSDHQTHKAMLPQQTITTHSNASPRADRTDG comes from the exons ATGCGTGTGTGGGGAGTGGTCAGGGTTCAGTGTGTCAGAGCCGTCAGAGCGCAGGATCATCGCCTGCAAGTCAACAAAGTCAAAGTCCAAGAACCGATCATTTTATCATCGTGGTTGAACATGGACGGCGCTATGGAGGCCTCGTACAAATACGACGTTTACTTTGAGTGTCCTGACGTTGATaacgaaaagaaaaagaaaatcggaTTGTACTTCAAAAATAAGCGTAAATCATCCGGTGGGGATTGCGGACCGGTGGATCTTGTCAAAGGAAATGTTTATAGGATTGCATTCAAAGATCAAGAAG TTCAGCTTAGTGTGCTGGAGAAACGTGATCACTCGGTCAAGAGGGATAACAAAATTGTTGCCAGTTTTATCGTCCATGAAACCCCAGAGTCTCTCCTTCCTGACCCGTCAACCGTCACAACTACTACACCCGAAGCTGATAACCCGAAAGGGGGGTGTGAG ACTAAATTTCCTGTTGCCGCCTCACCATCACAACCAATGGTTCAAAATCATCAATTACACTTCGAAAGTTCACCTCTCCAAAATCCTCTGAAAGAACCTTCAATGGCAGGGCAGAACCCAGAGGATGTGCTCTCATCCTCTGCCGGTCATGCTCAGTTGAATCTAGACAAGAAGAGGGTTATAGTTAGTGGTGCAGGGAAGATCCAACCTGAGGAATTCAAGCCCTTGAAGGATAGGGAGGAGCAAGGGGATGACAAAGTCAAAGAAACGTTCAAGCAAAGTCAGGCGGACAAGGTAGACATTGTTGACGTCATGCAAGGAAATCCTGCAGAGGCAGAATCCCCCAGTATAAGAGTGCAGCCTCGTCCATCAGGATTCCACAAGGCAGGTTCTCTCTGGTGGGAAGAACCACAAAGAAGGCCCCTTTCTGATCAGCATGGCCCCAGAGACTACATGGGGTCTGCTGCTAGAGAAGTCCAAGAAGGAAAGGGGAGTCAACGTTATGACCTTCCCGGGGGAGTAAACGTGCTGGTGTGTCGTGGTGACATCACCAAGGTAAATGCAGACGCGCTGGTGAATGCCGCCAATGGATACCTGGATCATGGCGGAGGTGTTGCTGCTGCCCTGAGCCATGCAGGAGGTCCTGAAGTGCAGCGAGAAAGCCATGCTTTAGTAAGAAATTATGGGAAATATGCTACAGGGGACACAGTAATGACTACAGGAGGGCATCTGCAATGCAAGAAGCTGATTCACATCGTTGGGCCTGTGCAGGGAGAGGCAAATGGCCGTGAGCGGCAATTACTAACACGCTCGGTAGGGTCAGTGCTGAAACTGGCGGATGAGAACAAGTTCCAGTCCATAGCAATTCCCTGTATAAGCTCCGGCATTTTCAAAGTTCCAATCAGTTTGTGTGCAGAAGCAATTGTCACAGCTGTTTCTGACTTTGGGAGTCAAAGCCAGCACCTGAAGACAATTACCCTGATTGACACTAGAGAGGAGGTAGTGAAGGCCTTAAAAGTGGCGTGTGAGAGGATCTTTTCCTCGGCCAATGCAGAACAAGAAACAGCAAGGGATCGCCAGTTCCATGAGAGCCCTGGAGCCTCGAGTCTAGGGTCAAATTCTGGCGCTAATCCAATAAACCATGGCGAGAAAGGTAGAATTATGAATGATGACCCTTCTCATAAGCCCCACAAACAGCACGAGCATCGAGAAGAAGTGGGGCCTGCTGCAAGACAAGTCCAAAGAAGAAAGGGGCGTCAATGTTATAACCTTCCCAGGGGAGtaagcgtgtttgtgttttttggtgaCATCACCAAGGAAGAAGCAGATGTGCTGGTGAATGCCGCCAATAGAAACCTGAAGCATGACGGAGGGGTTGCGGCTGCCCTGAGCAGCGCAGGAGGTCCTGAAGTACAGCAAGAAAGTACAGATTTAGTAAGAGAACATGGGACATATGCTACAGGGGACACAGTAATGACTACGGGAGGGCGTCTACAATGCAAGAAGCTGATTCACATCGTCAGGCCTGTACAGGGAGATGAGAATGCCAGTGAGACGTTCTCCCTGAAAGAAACGGTTTGGTCAGCACTGAAACTTGCGGATGATAACGAGTTCAAATCCATAGCCATGCCCTGTATAAGCTCAGGTAATTCCGAAGTTCTTATCAGTGAGTGTGCAGAAGCAATTGTATCAGCTGTGTTTTGCTTTGGGAAACAAAGCCAACATCTGAACAAAATGACCCTGATTGACACCAGAGAGGAGGTAGTGGAGGCCTTAAAAGCGGCCTGCGACAGGATGTTTTTTTCCTTGGAGATTGCAGAACCAGAAGCGTCCAGGAATCGCCAGTTACATGAGAGCCCTGGAGCCTTTGGTCCAGGTTCCAATTCTGGCGCCAATCCAGTAAACCatggggaggaaggaagaaatATGACTGATGACCCTACTCATAAGCCTCTCAAAAAGCATGAGCATCAAGGAGAAGTGGGGCCTGCTGCAAGACAAGTCCAAGGAGGAAGGGGGATTCAATGTTATGTCCTTTCCGGGGGAGTCAAAGTGGTGGTGTGTCGTGGTGACATCACCAAGGAGGATGCAGATGTGCTTGTGACTGCCACCAATGGATACCTGAATCATGACGGAGGTGTTGCCGCTGCCCTGAGCCGTGAAGGAGGTCCTGAATTGCAGAAAGAAAGTCAAGATTTAGTAAGAAAACATGGGGAATATGCTTCCTGGGCAACAGTAATGACCACGGGAGGGCGTCTGAAATGCAAGAAGCTGATTCACATCGTCAGGCCTGTACAGATAAAGGAGAATGGCAGTGAGAAGTCCTCCCTGAAAAAATCGGTTTTGTCAGCACTGCAACTGGCGGATGATAACAAGTTCCAGTCCATATCCATGCCCTGTATAAGATTAGGTATTTCCGAAGTTTCCATCAGTGAGTGTGCAGAAGCAATTGCCACAGTTGTACTTCACTTTGGGAGACAAAGCCACTACCTGAACAACATTACCCTGATTGACACCAGAGAGGAGGTAGTGGAGGCCTTAAAAGCGGCCTGCGACAGGATGTTTTCCTTGGAGATTGCAGAACCAGAAGCATCCGGGGGTTGCCAGATCCAGGAGAGCGCTGGAGCCTCGAGTCGATGGTCCAATACCGGCGCTGATCCAGTAAACACTGGGACAGATTTCAGTGGCATCAAGTTGGAAACTGCGGTTGGGCTCATCGAGGAACAGAAA GTGGATGCCATAGTCTCACCTATGAAGAACCATGACCCTTGCTCTACCGGTTTGGGGAAAAAATTGTCTGAGATAATCGGAAAAGGGTTGAAGTCTTTGTTTCAGAAGAAGGAAAAGGAATGGCAGTTGCCTGTTGAAGTCGACGTTAATGGTCTCGAGAAGCTACACTGTCGCAAGGTCTTCTTCGTTAATCTTCTGCCCTGGGATAAGGAAAACAGTGAAGCAGCTCTCCTG GCTCTGAAACGTGGGCTTGAAGACGTTTTGACTTCCTGTCGAGACCAAGGATTAGACTCCGTTGCTTTCCCAATGCTCGGTACTGGGGAAGTGTTGCAATTCCCCCAGGATGTGGCGCAATCAGTCCTGCTGGAGGTGGTCGGATCGCCCCTGCTGAACAGGCACAGCGGCAGGCCATTGGTGGTCCGCATTGTCGTGCACCCCAGTGACCACCAAACACACAAG GCCATGCTGCCACAACAGACTATCACGACGCATAGCAACGCTTCCCCCAGAG CTGATAGGACAGATGGATGA